The Geminocystis sp. NIES-3708 genomic sequence TGCGATGATTTTTAACAAGTTAAATGTAATTGCCACAAATCAAAAAACACAACTTAATCTTTACATATTATCAAGAATTATGAAATAAGGTGTAAACTTTTATTGTAATAAAAATAATCACCGATAGTATGCGCATTTATTTATATTTGATTGCTGGTATCACTTCCGCCTTAATTGGATGGAATATTGGTCAATTTTTTCTCACAGATATAGGTTTATTACAATCTTTTCCCGAAATTGTTTTATTTCCTTGTATTGCTATTTCTTTAGCCATTGGGATGGTGTTAAATGAAATTTTCATCTCAAGTCCCACACGTCCTAAAATGTGTTTAAGAAAAGCCATAATTCCTTTATTAATTGCTCTTTCTTTGGGATTAATTATCGGTTTGCTATCTGGTAGTATAGCTCAAATACTCTTTTTACCATTTTTCAATATTCCTCCTGTAATAGTAAGAACTTTTGGTTGGTTATTAATTGGTGTCGCCGTTGGTTTAGCTGAAGGTTTGACATGGCGTTGGGAAACTGTTGAAGCAGGAGACAAAAAACGTTTTCGTCAAAGATTAATTGCCAGTGTGGGAGGTGCAAGTTTAGCCAGTTTGATAGCAGCTATTTTGTTTGAATTAGTCAGAATTTTTCTGAAAGAAATGCCCAAAAATCTTTCTTTAATGGAAGATCCTATCGGTTTTAGCATTTTAGGTTTACTTTTAGGCTTAACTTTCAGTTTAACAGGCTCTCCGAGCTATTTAGTTGCTCTTAGGGCTGGTAGTGGTTTTGAATATGTAAGTCAAGAATTTGCACAAGTCATGCCTAAATCAATCAATCTTGATAAAGGTTATCCTTCTATTAATCAATTAGTTTTGAGTTTTGTAAGTGATAGCACTACTGACAAAATTGAAGAAGGTTTATCTATCAAATTACCATCAAAAGGTAGCCTGAAAATCGGCTCAGAAAAAGACTGTGATATTTGTATTCCTTCATTGGGCGATCATGTTGCGACTATTGAAATAAAATCTCGTGAAGCAATATTAATTCCTCATATACTATACTTTAATTATATTGCGATTAATGGTGAAATGTTAAAAACAAAAAAAAATATTACCTTAAAGCATAATTATTTATTAACTTTTTATTCTCCAGCTGATAGTGAAAATAATCAAGAAAATCAGCAATTAATTAACTATGAAAAATTCTTCCGTTTTGTCTATTATAACCGCTTTTTCGATCCCCAAGGTTAGTCTAATTTTATTATTTTCTATTAGTTTAATTACTCCTAGTTTAGCACAAGAAAAAAATCCTAAAAAAGTTGATATTGTACGCACTCCTACCATTAATAATGATAATGTTACTGTCAGAATTAAAGTTACTGGAGAAGACGATCGCCCCGTAATGGGTTTGTCTTATAAAGATTTTAAGCTACAAGTTGAAGGACAAGATTTAGAAATTAATCCTAGAAACTGGAAATCTCCGGAAGAATCTGAGCCACCCCCTGCATGGATTGTTATTTTGGTGGATATGAGTGGCAGTATGTTGAGCCCTGATAGTAGCGGTAAAACAAAGCTAGAAGGCGGTATGGAAGCCATTAATCAATTTATTGAGATTTTAGCAAAACGAGGTGGTAATACTCAAGTTGCCATCGTGCCTTTTGGAGAAGGAAATGAAAAATGTCAAGGTTATGAAGTTAATACTCAAGAATTAGATAAATTTTTTAGTCCTAATGATGTTAAATTAACAAATTTTTTAACTTATTTAGCAAGTACAAAACCTTGTGCTTCTACTAATCTTTATGATCCCTTATTAGAAGCAATTAAATTCTTCAGTAATGAAAAAGATCCTCGTTTTTATCTTACTGAAGAACAAATAAATAAAGGAGAATTACAACCAAGATTATCAGTAATTTTATTATCAGATGGTTATCATAATCGCTCAAATGAAGCCAAAGATTTTGCTAAGTTAACGGAAAAATTAGAGTTAAATAATAATATTATTGTTCATACTCTAGGCTATGGTTTAACTCCTCAACAATTAGCTCAAAAATATAAATTATCGAAACCTGCCACTCGTCAAGATGTCAATAATGGTAAAGTGCCTGAAGAAGAATTTGTTGATGCTCAAAGATTAGAAGAAATTGCCCAAAAAACAGGCGGAATTGCTGAATTTTCAGGTGATTCAGAGGATATTGCCGAAAATCTCCAGTTATTTCTTAATGCTTTGTTAGGAGAGTACGAAATTACTTATACAGATCCAAATCCTGAAAGGGGAGCAACTCATACTGTAATATCACAAGTAGAGAATATAAAATCTGAACCTAAGCCTTATACTATACCAGTTTTTGGGCGTACATTACCGTTAAATATTCGCCTTTTAATTTTCGGTTTAACTTTATTAAGTTTAGGTTTATTTGGGGTTTTACCATTTTATTTATGGGGACAAATGCTCAAACAAAAAGCCCTTGAATAATTAATAATTAATGAGTTTCTTAGACTTCGGTAAATAAGGAAGGGAAACCAGTTTTATCATTAATTTAGTTACGCTTATTATCAATAATTGTTTTTACTTTCTCTCTTTAAAATATCATGTTAATTATAACTAAATTTAATGTTAATAAATGGTTAAATTTAATTTTTATTTTTTTATTTATTACTGCCTGTCAATATAAAAATAAGTCTAACTTTCAAACAGCAAATAATGATAATTGTTCACCTAAAAATAATGTAATTTTAAGTGCAAATAAGGTTAAATTATTAAATTTAGAAGGGGAATATATTAAAGAATCTGGACAATTAAATCAAGGTGAAGTGATGGGTTTTAGTTTTAATGCTAAGGCAGGAGATATTTTCAAATATAAAACAGATCAAGATCTTTGTATTCATATCTATACACAAAAAAATGATTTAGTTAAAGATGTCGAATTACCTATGGATGGTTTATACACTTTACAAATTTATTTACCAAAAGGTTCACAATTATTTGAAATTAATTTTAGTTTAAATGAAGATGAAAAATTAGCCAAAAAGAAAAATGAAAATGATACAATCTCTAATTATCAATGGGATTTAGCCGATTATCCTCAATCGACTTGTGGTGATGAAAAACCTTCAGATTCTTCTATGTATCCAGTGAATTTTTACCCTGTTAATATACCTTATAATGAGAACTATTTCAATATTGTGAGAGAAAGTTATTGTCAAGATTCCTATAAAAAAAAAGATAAAATTACAGGAGAAAAAATAATTCAAGTTGCTTCTTTTCTTAGTGAAGATAAGGCTTTGTCTTTTGCTCAATTTATATCAGAAAAAATACCTACTATTAGTGTCGGTGAACCAACTAAGATTTATCAGTAATATTTAATAAATTATCCAAATAAACTATGATTTTAATTAAACATCATTTTCCAAAACTATTAATCTGTATTTTTTTATTAATCACTGCTTGTAATAAACAGGAAAATATAACTTCTGGGAATAACTCAAATAATACGAATAATTCAACACAAGTCGCCGAAATTGATCCTAACACGGGATGTTTAAAAACTCCGGGAGAATTGTCTAGTGCAGAAGAAATAAATTTACAAGAAACTGTTGCTAAATCAGGACAATTAACCGCAGGAAAATATATAGGTTATACTTTTGAAGGAAAGAAAGGACAAAAATTAAATTACACAACCCCTAATGATATTTGTTTATGGATTTTTCAACCAGATACTAAACTTTTAGAAGGAGTAGAATTGCCTATTGATGGTAAATATACCATACAAATAAGTTTACTTAAAGGTTCGAGTACTTTTGATTTAGAAATGAGTTTACAAGATACTTCTATTGCCTCTAATTCTTCTAATAATCAAAGTGATTCTAACTCAAATTTAGTTGAGAATGTAAAGTCTATTGGCTGGATAAGAATTGGTGCGGTAAATGGAGATAATGAATCTTATGTTGGACAACCAATGATTAAAACAACTCAACCAGTTACTATTGCACCTACAAATGTCCCTAATATTGGTGATAAAATAAGTATTATAACTACGGTAAATTTAAGAGATAGTTTTCCTAAATATCCTAATTATGATTTACCTAATTCAATTAGTACTTTATCTTCAGGACAACAATTTATTATTCTTAATTTAGAAACTTTTGTTGATTATAATTCATCTCCTAATCGAATAATTTGGGCGGAAATTGGATTAAAATAGTTATATTTCTCTCACCTAAAATGTATATATATAATCATTTAAATGATGCAAATTTTTTTTCAAGTCAAAAATTACCTCCATTAGTAATTTATGAATCTAAATCATTGCAAAGCATTGAAAAAAATATTATCAATATAGCTAAATCAAGAAATTTACCATTAGATCAACTGTCTTTTAATTTAATTAATCTTAATTCTATTAATCAAGAATCTATTTTTTATAATCAAACAGAAATTAGGTATCCTGCTAGTATTGTAAAATTATTTTGGCTGGTAATTTTTTTTGACAAATATTATAATAATCAATTAAATATAAATCTTATAAATTCTTTAGACATAAATCAACTTCTAAGAAATATGATTCAAAATTCTGATAATGAATCTGCTAGTAAAATAATGGATTTAATTATAGGAGAAATTATGACTATTGAAAATAGTAAAATATTACTTACAGGAGAAGAATTGGAGAAAATTATAGATAAGCGTTATCAAATAAATACTTATTTTTTAAACAAGGGTTTTACAAATCTTAATATTACTCAGAAAACTTTACCAATTTATTCATTACAGTTAGATAAAGCTAAAGGATTGGAATTTCAATTACGTCATCCTAACAATGAAAAAAAACCTATTAGAAATAAATTAACCAGTGAAGATGTCGCTACTTTACTGTATCAAATTTATACTCAAAAATTTCCCCAGTCTGATGAAATGTTAGCTTTATTAAAAAGAGATTTAAACCCTAGTGCATGGCAAGATATTCCTTTTAATGCTATCAGGGGATTTTTAGGGGAAGGAATCAAGGATGAAAATGTTGAATTTTATTCTAAAATGGGTTGGACTTTTAACAACAGAAATGATGCGGCGATCATAAAAAGTTCTGGTGGTAAAACAGCTTATATATTAGTTATTTTTGGCGATGATCCAGCTTACTATAAAGATGTAGAATTTTTATCAAAAGTATCAAAAATGGTTTATGAAGAAATGAGTAAATTTTTCCAATAATAAAAATACTTATTGTTTTGAAATAAATTCATTTTTATGTCTTCTTCAATTGTATTAATTAAAGTAACATATTCTAAGACTTATAACAAAAATATTTCGTTTTGTTTATATAAATTATATTAAGGTTTCATTTTTTCTACAGTAGTTATGATATTTGAAGAATAAAAAATGATTCAAGTAATATCTTTTATCAATAAAAAAGGCTTTATATTTCGCAAAACTTGTCTCTAAAAAATACTTACTGTTAACTGTGATGAGCCAACAATCATTTATCAAAAATAAATTTAATGAGAATTATTTTCAATCTTTTTGACATAAAACAAGATAAAAACCTAGTGTCAAGCATAGTTTTTCTACTACAAAAAGAAACTTTGTCTTAAAATTGGTTGATATTTATTTAAAGTCTTGATTTATACTATAGCAATTCTATTTTATTTATGATATTTTATTGTAACTAATAATATAGAGTTTATCTATTATCACTTCGACAAAATCTAAAGAATGAATCACTCTTTCCCTCGTCAAAAATATAATATTCTTATAATTAATCAATTTTTTCCCCCTGATTATGCGGCTACAGGACAATTAATTGAAGAATTAGCAACTGCTATCACTAAAAAAGGAATAAAAATCGAAGTGTTTACAGGACAACCTGGTTATGCCTTTGACACCACTGAAGCTCCAAAAAATGAACACATTGGTGAGCTTCATGTGAGAAGAACAAGAACAACACAAATGTGGCCTGAACGTATTCGAGGGAAAGTAGTTAATAGTGTTTTATTTTTTGTACGTGGTTTTACTCATATTTTACGCCATCAGAAGAATATCGATTTAGTAATCATAACCACTGCACCTGCTTTTATGACCTGGTTAGGATATTTTACTTATCTTATTTGGAAAAAGAAATATGTTTGCTTAATTTATGACTTGTATCCTAACGTAGTTACAGCTTTAAGGATTTTACCGAATAATCACTTTATTATTAAAATATGGCATAAATTGAATTTTCAAACTTGGACAAAAGCCCAACAAATCATCGTCTTATCCAGTACAATGAAACAACGAATAATTGAAGTTTGTCCACAAATAAAAGATAAAATTTCTATTATTCATAATTGGTCTGATGGAGATTTAATTAAACCTATTAAAAAGGAGGATAATTGGTTTGCGAGAAAATATGACTTAGATAAAAAATTTACGATTCTTTATTCAGGAAATATGGGGCGTTGTCATGATATGGAAACCATTATTCAAGCCGCTTATCTTCTTAAGGATTATCAACAAGACTTTCAATTCCTTTTTATTGGTAGTGGTGCGCAACAAAAGTCAATTATAGAAACTATTAATCAATTATCTTTAAATAATTTTTTATTTCTGCCTTATCAAAATAAAGACACTTTACCTTATTCCCTTACTGCTTGTGATGTTTCTTTAATTTCCATCGCCAAAGAAATGGAGGGAATTGTTGCCCCTAGTAAACTTTATTCTACCTTAGCTGGGGGAATTCCTGTCGGAGTTATTTGTCCAGACACTTCTTTTTTGAAAAAGCTAATCATGGATGCTAAATGTGGTGAAACTTTTAGAAATAATGATGCTCAAGGGTTAGCTAACTTTTTTTTAAAACTTTATGGTGATAAACAACTTAGATACAAAATGGGTTACAATGCTAGGGAATATTTTTGTAATTATTTTACTAAAGATATTGCTATTAATAAATATTTAGAAGTTATTAATAAAGTCCTTTCAAAATGATTTTCTGAATCTAGTTTTCAATAATTAAAACGAAATTTTCATGATGTTTAAATTAATTTTTTATCAAACAATATCTATTTTTATTTTATTGAATTTTTTTTCTACTGTCTCAGCACAAGAATTAAGTCAAAGGCAGTCATTAAAGCCTTTATCTCCCACTAATAATAAAAATACTAATTATTCTGTGGCACCACAAATTAATTCTCGTCAAGAATTTCCTTATACTCTCGATGCAGGAGATGTCATTGCCTTAGATATCTTTAATGTACCTGAATATAGTAGAGAATATCAAGTATTAGTAGATGGGACTCTTAATTTACCTTTAATTAATCGTATTTCT encodes the following:
- a CDS encoding glycosyltransferase family 4 protein — encoded protein: MNHSFPRQKYNILIINQFFPPDYAATGQLIEELATAITKKGIKIEVFTGQPGYAFDTTEAPKNEHIGELHVRRTRTTQMWPERIRGKVVNSVLFFVRGFTHILRHQKNIDLVIITTAPAFMTWLGYFTYLIWKKKYVCLIYDLYPNVVTALRILPNNHFIIKIWHKLNFQTWTKAQQIIVLSSTMKQRIIEVCPQIKDKISIIHNWSDGDLIKPIKKEDNWFARKYDLDKKFTILYSGNMGRCHDMETIIQAAYLLKDYQQDFQFLFIGSGAQQKSIIETINQLSLNNFLFLPYQNKDTLPYSLTACDVSLISIAKEMEGIVAPSKLYSTLAGGIPVGVICPDTSFLKKLIMDAKCGETFRNNDAQGLANFFLKLYGDKQLRYKMGYNAREYFCNYFTKDIAINKYLEVINKVLSK
- a CDS encoding VWA domain-containing protein, which codes for MKNSSVLSIITAFSIPKVSLILLFSISLITPSLAQEKNPKKVDIVRTPTINNDNVTVRIKVTGEDDRPVMGLSYKDFKLQVEGQDLEINPRNWKSPEESEPPPAWIVILVDMSGSMLSPDSSGKTKLEGGMEAINQFIEILAKRGGNTQVAIVPFGEGNEKCQGYEVNTQELDKFFSPNDVKLTNFLTYLASTKPCASTNLYDPLLEAIKFFSNEKDPRFYLTEEQINKGELQPRLSVILLSDGYHNRSNEAKDFAKLTEKLELNNNIIVHTLGYGLTPQQLAQKYKLSKPATRQDVNNGKVPEEEFVDAQRLEEIAQKTGGIAEFSGDSEDIAENLQLFLNALLGEYEITYTDPNPERGATHTVISQVENIKSEPKPYTIPVFGRTLPLNIRLLIFGLTLLSLGLFGVLPFYLWGQMLKQKALE
- a CDS encoding serine hydrolase; the encoded protein is MIQNSDNESASKIMDLIIGEIMTIENSKILLTGEELEKIIDKRYQINTYFLNKGFTNLNITQKTLPIYSLQLDKAKGLEFQLRHPNNEKKPIRNKLTSEDVATLLYQIYTQKFPQSDEMLALLKRDLNPSAWQDIPFNAIRGFLGEGIKDENVEFYSKMGWTFNNRNDAAIIKSSGGKTAYILVIFGDDPAYYKDVEFLSKVSKMVYEEMSKFFQ